One segment of Brassica napus cultivar Da-Ae chromosome C3, Da-Ae, whole genome shotgun sequence DNA contains the following:
- the LOC106360355 gene encoding alanine--tRNA ligase, mitochondrial, which translates to MLLMERSKLSSLLLVILLLGSLVQGSRKVSELVVIEIYKATGARPYSGKVGMEDVDRVDMAYRVVADHIRTLSLAIADGSRPGMSQNPLNDCVVSVFHVCSESQGSKTSSCCKA; encoded by the exons ATGCTGCTTATGGAAAGATCAAAGCTAAGCTCTTTACTCTTGGTGATCCTTTTACTCGGATCATTAGTCCAAGG GAGTAGGAAAGTTTCAGAATTGGTAGTGATTGAAATCTACAAG GCCACAGGAGCTAGGCCATATTCTGGCAAAGTTGGTATGGAAGATGTCGATAGAGTTGACATGGCTTATAGAGTGGTTGCGGATCATATTAGGACGCTCTCATTGGCTATCGCTGATGGCTCTCGTCCTGGTATGTCTCAAAATCCACTTAATGACTGTGTGGTGAGTGTCTTTCATGTATGTAGCGAATCACAAGGTTCCAAAACCAGCAGCTGTTGCAAAGCATGA